A window from Anser cygnoides isolate HZ-2024a breed goose chromosome 1, Taihu_goose_T2T_genome, whole genome shotgun sequence encodes these proteins:
- the LOC106042569 gene encoding angiomotin-like, translated as MPRGRRRSRRRRRAGTAAPLPLGTALAGRREEGRSRSPRDRGGVAETRWVLGAVAPGSRLGLPGLEALAAAAGPRGGSPPWAAPALLPVPPAAQPAPRREGSDLPACAPAAALALLRLQPGADGAARAAGAGAGAAPRLRTVYVNPRWLERQAALGAAAAAASPCAEAAASGAAGGPAAAAAGQGEAAPAPASAPAPAPAPAPAPAPAPAAEAAATPYVGLRRPLGYQLAKATKERIWRGEFIDLFSLLHTELAPEHGPRPGDTLDQWVSAFLVYASVVCEKHPARCGAMFKYLDTIRKLHATYGGTSWMSYDEDFRRRAAKDPNLPWGDVDLDLWMKWMAPLKSLVSRHQRAESEPQAAPPPPPPPPSSSSAQSPKQEEKSQTP; from the exons ATGCCACGTGGGAGGCGGCGGAGCCGCCGTCGGCGCCGGGCCGGAACCGCGGCCCCCCTGCCGCTGGGCACGGCGCTCGCCGGCCGCCGCGAGGAGGGGAGGTCGCGGAGCCCCCGGGACCGCGGCGGGGTGGCCGAGACCCGATGGGTGCTCGGCGCCGTGGCGCCCGGCTCGCGGCTCGGCCTCCCGGGCCTAGAggcgctggcggcggcggcggggcctaGGGGCGGCTCCCCGCCCTGGGCGGCGCCCGCGCTGCTCCCGGTGCCGCCGGCGGCGcagccggccccgcggcgggagGGCAGCGACCTGCCCGCCtgcgcgcccgccgccgccctggccctgctgcgcCTGCAGCCGGGCGCCGAcggcgcggcgcgggcggccggggccggggccggggccgcgccgcggcTGCGGACCGTCTACGTGAACCCGCGCTGGCTGGAGCGGCAGGCGGCGCtcggggcggccgcggcggccGCCAGCCCCTGCGCCGAGGCGGCGGCGAGCGGCGCGGccgggggcccggcggcggcggcggcggggcagggcgaggcggccccggccccggcctcggccccggctccggccccggccccggctccggccccggccccggccccggcggcggaggcggcggccaCCCCCTACGTGGGGCTGCGGCGGCCCCTGGGCTACCAGCTGGCCAAGGCCACCAAGGAGCGCATCTGGCGGGGGGAGTTCATTGACCTGTTTTCCTTGCTCCACACAGAGCTGGCCCCCGAGCACGGCCCGCGGCCGGGGGACACGCTGGACCAGTGGGTCTCCGCCTTTCTGGTGTACGCCAGCGTGGTGTGCGAGAAGCACCCGGCGCGCTGCGGGGCCATGTTCAAGTACTTGGACACCATCCGCAAGCTGCACGCCACCTACGGGGGCACCTCGTGGATGAGCTACGACGAGGACTTTCGGCGGCGGGCGGCCAAGGACCCCAACCTGCCGTGGGGCGACGTCGACCTGGACCTCTGGATGAAGTGGATGGCGCCCCTCAAGTCGCTCGTCAGCAGGCACCAGCGTGCCGAGAGCGAGCCGCAGGCCGCGCCGCCACCTCCACCGCCGCCACCATCCTCGTCGTCGGCCCAGAGCCCCaagcaggaggagaaaagcCAG actcCATGA